A region of Bradyrhizobium sp. SZCCHNS1050 DNA encodes the following proteins:
- a CDS encoding response regulator: MASKARVFVIEADQVIRSALGYILSERHETFTFAETADALTKAARTSPDAVLIGMSILEDDGAETVGMLARKMHQAGIIVVAGSTRSPLALAGLRHGAEAIIAKPITFDGVTHAVDSVLARRGSEPDMTA; encoded by the coding sequence ATGGCGAGCAAGGCGCGCGTCTTTGTCATTGAAGCCGATCAGGTGATCCGCTCGGCGCTCGGCTACATTCTCAGTGAGCGTCACGAGACCTTCACCTTCGCGGAGACCGCCGATGCTTTGACCAAGGCGGCACGGACCTCGCCCGACGCCGTCCTCATCGGGATGAGCATCTTGGAGGACGACGGCGCCGAGACGGTCGGCATGCTCGCCCGGAAGATGCATCAGGCCGGCATCATCGTGGTCGCGGGATCGACCCGGTCGCCGCTCGCGCTGGCCGGCCTGCGGCATGGCGCGGAAGCCATCATCGCCAAGCCAATCACCTTCGACGGCGTCACGCACGCGGTCGATTCCGTGCTGGCGCGGCGCGGCAGCGAGCCGGACATGACGGCATAG
- a CDS encoding SufE family protein — translation MLRMTQTATPGIPDIEDIVENFALLDDWDDRYRYVIELGRGLPPLPDIDRNDGNKVQGCTSQVWLATTVRHDAATPVLHFVGDSDAHIVRGLVAILLAMVSGRTAPDVLAADPIALFEKLGLREHLTPQRSNGFRSMVSRIKADAQAAMAAAA, via the coding sequence ATGTTGAGGATGACCCAGACTGCGACGCCGGGGATACCGGACATCGAGGACATCGTCGAGAATTTCGCGCTGCTCGACGACTGGGACGACCGCTACCGCTACGTGATCGAGCTCGGCCGCGGCCTGCCGCCGCTGCCTGACATCGACCGCAATGATGGCAACAAGGTGCAAGGCTGCACCAGCCAGGTCTGGCTCGCCACCACCGTGCGGCACGACGCCGCAACGCCGGTGCTGCATTTCGTCGGCGACAGCGACGCGCACATCGTGCGTGGCCTGGTCGCGATCCTCCTGGCGATGGTCTCCGGCCGCACCGCGCCGGACGTTCTCGCCGCCGATCCGATCGCCCTGTTCGAGAAGCTGGGCCTGCGCGAGCATCTCACGCCCCAGCGCTCCAACGGCTTCCGCTCGATGGTCAGCCGCATCAAGGCCGATGCGCAGGCGGCGATGGCTGCGGCGGCGTAG